In Calypte anna isolate BGI_N300 chromosome Z, bCalAnn1_v1.p, whole genome shotgun sequence, the following are encoded in one genomic region:
- the INIP gene encoding SOSS complex subunit C, with protein MAANPSGQGFQNKNRVAILAELDKEKRKLLMQNQSSTNHPGASIALARSPLNKDFRDHAEQQHIAAQQKAALQHAHAHSSGYFITQDSAFGNLILPVLPRLEAE; from the exons ATGGCAGCGAACCCTTCCGGACAAG GTTTCCAGAATAAAAACAGGGTTGCAATCCTGGCAGAACTAgataaggaaaagagaaagttaCTTATGCAAAACCAGTCTTCCACAAATCACCCTGGAGccag CATTGCACTTGCAAGATCCCCACTGAACAAAGATTTCCGTGACCACGCCGAGCAGCAGCACATCGCGGCACAGCAGAAAGCTGCACTGCAG catGCACACGCGCATTCCTCAGGATACTTCATAACTCAAGACTCTGCCTTTGGAAATCTCATTCTTCCTGTCTTACCTCGGCTGGAGGCAGAGTGA